The proteins below are encoded in one region of Neodiprion virginianus isolate iyNeoVirg1 chromosome 7, iyNeoVirg1.1, whole genome shotgun sequence:
- the LOC124309449 gene encoding protein lingerer-like: MQKQGRRVLGIRGGFRRRGTHGDVGGGKGVGRVGKTTAKRMDMEAPGSNKRGKKGESAGGIITGRGFNKDGNRGGLQRKNGYEKGKRVGGGGGTRKGKRSKEQDQKCRRRGATRSSRGDGMDNTKREHIGRRKRRIHIRKGDTQDDDRLRGGERRVMGRDTKLQGGRQDRVRPPTNYGRD; encoded by the exons ATGCAGAAACAAGGACGAAGAGTTCTGGGAATTCGTGGGGGGTTTCGACGCCGTGGGACTCACGGAGACGTGGGTGGAGGAAAGGGAGTGGGAAGGGTGGGAAAAACGACTGCCAAAAGGATGGATATGGAAGCACCAGGCAGCAACAAGAGAGGCAAGAAAGGGGAGAGCGCAGGGGGAATAATAACAGGA CGCGGATTCAACAAAGATGGTAATAGGGGGGGACTTCAACGCAAGAACGGGTACGAAAAAGGGAAGAGGGTGGGTGGGGGCGGGGGCACACGCAAAGGAAAGAGAAGCAAAGAACAAGACCAGAAATGCAGAAGGAGAGGCGCTACTAGAAGTAGCAGAGGAGATGGGATGGACAATACTAAACGGGAACATATAGGGCGACGAAAAAGGAGAATTCACATACGTAAAGGGGATACACAGGACGACGATAGACTACGCGGTGGTGAACGAAGGGTCATGGGAAGAGATACGAAACTTCAGGGTGGAAGACAGGATAGAGTCAGACCACCGACGAATTACGGTAGAGATTGA